The following proteins are co-located in the Phragmites australis chromosome 10, lpPhrAust1.1, whole genome shotgun sequence genome:
- the LOC133883172 gene encoding growth-regulating factor 2-like isoform X2: MMLCGRGGGGGRRLFTASQWQELEHQALIYKYMASGAPVPHDLVLPLRLATGVDTAPSLAFPPQPPSLGYWGCYSAGAQFGRKAEDQEPGRCRRTDGKKWRCSREAHGDSKYCEKHIHRGKNRSRKPVEVTSSASSPATVATAYRPSAFSISPPRAPTYEHHHQLHHGASSARTPAQTASPLQLHLDAGFHATSPPPPYHMYAHAYSTPPSSLFPDGFGYAPSQDREEAEMRRQHYLALGADLSLDKPPAAAGRDAAGTEKLLRRFFDEWPRESSDGRAALMGVEEATQLSISIPVASPSDLAAAASRYHNGQ; the protein is encoded by the exons ATGATGCTgtgcgggcgcggcggcggcggcgggaggcgcCTGTTCACGGCGTCGCAGTGGCAGGAGCTGGAGCACCAGGCGCTCATCTACAAGTACATGGCCTCCGGCGCGCCCGTGCCGCACGACCTCGTCCTGCCACTCCGCCTCGCCACCGGCGTCGACACCGCCCCCTCCCTCGCCTTCCCGCCCCAGCCGCCGTCCC TGGGGTACTGGGGGTGCTACAGCGCGGGGGCGCAGTTCGGGCGGAAGGCGGAGGACCAGGAGCCGGGGCGGTGCCGGCGGACGGACGGCAAGAAGTGGCGCTGCTCCAGGGAGGCCCACGGCGACTCCAAGTACTGCGAGAAGCACATTCACCGCGGCAAGAACCGTTCAAGAAAGCCTGTGGAAGtgacctcctccgcctcctcccccgccaCAGTCGCCACCGCCTACCGGCCGTCCGCATTCTCCATCTCGCCCCCTCGCGCGCCCACCTATGAACACCACCACCAGCTCCATCACGGCGCCTCCTCTGCTCGCACCCCCGCTCAAACCGCCAGCCCTCTCCAGCTCCACCTCGATGCCGGCTTCCACgcgacgtcgccgccgccgccctacCACATGTACGCTCACGCTTACAGCACACCGCCGTCGTCTCTCTTCCCGGACGGTTTCGGCTACGCGCCGTCCCAGGATCGCGAGGAAGCTGAGATGAGGCGGCAGCATTACCTCGCGCTCGGGGCTGACCTGAGCCTGGACAAGCCGCCGGCCGCGGCCGGCCGCGACGCCGCGGGCACGGAGAAGCTGCTGCGGCGCTTCTTCGACGAGTGGCCCCGGGAGAGCAGCGACGGGAGGGCGGCGTTGATGGGGGTGGAGGAGGCGACGCAGCTCTCCATCTCCATCCCCGTGGCCTCACCCtccgacctcgccgccgccgcctcgcgctACCACAACG GGCAGTGA
- the LOC133930674 gene encoding choline/ethanolaminephosphotransferase 1-like isoform X2 — translation MRRLLPALDAIYSPRLDTAPPRWVHLAHGLLLFLYQTFDAVDGKQARRTSSSSPLGELFDHGCDALACAFEALALGSTLMCGGLTFYFWVVAAAPFYLATWEHFFTNTLILPEINGPTEGLMLIYVSHFFTFFTGAEWWAQDFRKSLPFFSWIPFPFSETPLYVIVLIIMLVFAVFPTVRSNVRNVRDVVEARKGSMELALAMILPFIALVAGVAIWCHLSPSDIMRNQPHLLVIGTGFNFGYLVGRMILAHLCDEPKGLKTGMCMSLVFLCFPLANALIAKINDGTPLVDELVLLLLYCAYTVGLYMYLAVSVVHEIKDALGIYCFRITRKEA, via the exons ATGCGTCGCCTTCTTCCCGCTTTGGATGCC ATATATTCGCCCCGCCTCGATACAGCTCCCCCTAGGTGGGTCCATCTTGCCCATGGATTACTTCTCTTCTTATACCAG ACTTTTGATGCTGTTGATGGTAAACAAGCGAGGCGCACTAGCTCATCAAGTCCTCTAGGAGAACTTTTTGATCATG GATGTGATGCTCTTGCCTGTGCT TTTGAAGCCTTGGCCCTTGGAAGCACCTTGATGTGTGGAGGATTGACATTCTATTTCTGGGTGGTTGCTGCTGCCCCATTCTATCTTGCAACCTGGGAACA CTTCTTTACAAATACTCTCATTCTTCCTGAAATAAATGGACCAACGGAGGGCCTGATGCTGATATACGTATCCCacttttttacattttttactG GAGCTGAATGGTGGGCACAAGATTTTCGGAAATCACTACCCTTTTTTAGTTGGATTCCATTTCCATTTTCTG AAACCCCCTTGTACGTTATTGTGCTGATTATTATGCTCGTGTTTGCTGTGTTCCCTACCGTTAGATCCAA TGTCAGAAATGTCCGAGATGTAGTTGAGGCGCGAAAAGGAAGCATGGAACTGGCGCTAGCGATG ATCCTTCCTTTTATTGCACTGGTAGCTGGAGTTGCTATCTG GTGCCATCTTTCTCCTTCAGATATTATGAGGAATCAGCCACATTTGCTTGTGATTGGAACTGGCTTTAATTTTGGATATTTGGTG GGAAGAATGATACTTGCTCATTTGTGTGACGAGCCCAAAGGTCTAAAAACTGGGATGTGCATG TCACTGGTGTTTCTTTGTTTTCCACTTGCAAATGCTCTCATTGCAAAGATCAATGATGG GACTCCTTTAGTTGATGAGcttgtgcttcttcttctgTATTGTGCATACACAG TGGGTCTTTACATGTACCTTGCTGTTTCGGTTGTGCATGAAATCAAGGATGCTCTTGGAATCTATTGCTTCAG GATAACTAGGAAGGAGGCTTGA
- the LOC133930674 gene encoding choline/ethanolaminephosphotransferase 1-like isoform X1, with product MGFIGAHGVETLKRYKYSGEDRSVVAKYVLQPFWRRCVAFFPLWMPPNMITLTGFTFLVVSALLGYIYSPRLDTAPPRWVHLAHGLLLFLYQTFDAVDGKQARRTSSSSPLGELFDHGCDALACAFEALALGSTLMCGGLTFYFWVVAAAPFYLATWEHFFTNTLILPEINGPTEGLMLIYVSHFFTFFTGAEWWAQDFRKSLPFFSWIPFPFSETPLYVIVLIIMLVFAVFPTVRSNVRNVRDVVEARKGSMELALAMILPFIALVAGVAIWCHLSPSDIMRNQPHLLVIGTGFNFGYLVGRMILAHLCDEPKGLKTGMCMSLVFLCFPLANALIAKINDGTPLVDELVLLLLYCAYTVGLYMYLAVSVVHEIKDALGIYCFRITRKEA from the exons ATGGGGTTCATCGGCGCGCACGGCGTGGAGACGCTGAAGCGGTACAAGTACAGCGGAGAGGACCGCTCGGTGGTAGCGAAGTACGTGCTGCAGCCCTTCTGGCGCCGATGCGTCGCCTTCTTCCCGCTTTGGATGCC ACCAAATATG ATCACACTCACAGGATTTACATTTCTAGTTGTGTCAGCGTTGCTTGGCTAT ATATATTCGCCCCGCCTCGATACAGCTCCCCCTAGGTGGGTCCATCTTGCCCATGGATTACTTCTCTTCTTATACCAG ACTTTTGATGCTGTTGATGGTAAACAAGCGAGGCGCACTAGCTCATCAAGTCCTCTAGGAGAACTTTTTGATCATG GATGTGATGCTCTTGCCTGTGCT TTTGAAGCCTTGGCCCTTGGAAGCACCTTGATGTGTGGAGGATTGACATTCTATTTCTGGGTGGTTGCTGCTGCCCCATTCTATCTTGCAACCTGGGAACA CTTCTTTACAAATACTCTCATTCTTCCTGAAATAAATGGACCAACGGAGGGCCTGATGCTGATATACGTATCCCacttttttacattttttactG GAGCTGAATGGTGGGCACAAGATTTTCGGAAATCACTACCCTTTTTTAGTTGGATTCCATTTCCATTTTCTG AAACCCCCTTGTACGTTATTGTGCTGATTATTATGCTCGTGTTTGCTGTGTTCCCTACCGTTAGATCCAA TGTCAGAAATGTCCGAGATGTAGTTGAGGCGCGAAAAGGAAGCATGGAACTGGCGCTAGCGATG ATCCTTCCTTTTATTGCACTGGTAGCTGGAGTTGCTATCTG GTGCCATCTTTCTCCTTCAGATATTATGAGGAATCAGCCACATTTGCTTGTGATTGGAACTGGCTTTAATTTTGGATATTTGGTG GGAAGAATGATACTTGCTCATTTGTGTGACGAGCCCAAAGGTCTAAAAACTGGGATGTGCATG TCACTGGTGTTTCTTTGTTTTCCACTTGCAAATGCTCTCATTGCAAAGATCAATGATGG GACTCCTTTAGTTGATGAGcttgtgcttcttcttctgTATTGTGCATACACAG TGGGTCTTTACATGTACCTTGCTGTTTCGGTTGTGCATGAAATCAAGGATGCTCTTGGAATCTATTGCTTCAG GATAACTAGGAAGGAGGCTTGA
- the LOC133883172 gene encoding growth-regulating factor 2-like isoform X1, translating to MMLCGRGGGGGRRLFTASQWQELEHQALIYKYMASGAPVPHDLVLPLRLATGVDTAPSLAFPPQPPSLGYWGCYSAGAQFGRKAEDQEPGRCRRTDGKKWRCSREAHGDSKYCEKHIHRGKNRSRKPVEVTSSASSPATVATAYRPSAFSISPPRAPTYEHHHQLHHGASSARTPAQTASPLQLHLDAGFHATSPPPPYHMYAHAYSTPPSSLFPDGFGYAPSQDREEAEMRRQHYLALGADLSLDKPPAAAGRDAAGTEKLLRRFFDEWPRESSDGRAALMGVEEATQLSISIPVASPSDLAAAASRYHNGKSVRKRLNF from the exons ATGATGCTgtgcgggcgcggcggcggcggcgggaggcgcCTGTTCACGGCGTCGCAGTGGCAGGAGCTGGAGCACCAGGCGCTCATCTACAAGTACATGGCCTCCGGCGCGCCCGTGCCGCACGACCTCGTCCTGCCACTCCGCCTCGCCACCGGCGTCGACACCGCCCCCTCCCTCGCCTTCCCGCCCCAGCCGCCGTCCC TGGGGTACTGGGGGTGCTACAGCGCGGGGGCGCAGTTCGGGCGGAAGGCGGAGGACCAGGAGCCGGGGCGGTGCCGGCGGACGGACGGCAAGAAGTGGCGCTGCTCCAGGGAGGCCCACGGCGACTCCAAGTACTGCGAGAAGCACATTCACCGCGGCAAGAACCGTTCAAGAAAGCCTGTGGAAGtgacctcctccgcctcctcccccgccaCAGTCGCCACCGCCTACCGGCCGTCCGCATTCTCCATCTCGCCCCCTCGCGCGCCCACCTATGAACACCACCACCAGCTCCATCACGGCGCCTCCTCTGCTCGCACCCCCGCTCAAACCGCCAGCCCTCTCCAGCTCCACCTCGATGCCGGCTTCCACgcgacgtcgccgccgccgccctacCACATGTACGCTCACGCTTACAGCACACCGCCGTCGTCTCTCTTCCCGGACGGTTTCGGCTACGCGCCGTCCCAGGATCGCGAGGAAGCTGAGATGAGGCGGCAGCATTACCTCGCGCTCGGGGCTGACCTGAGCCTGGACAAGCCGCCGGCCGCGGCCGGCCGCGACGCCGCGGGCACGGAGAAGCTGCTGCGGCGCTTCTTCGACGAGTGGCCCCGGGAGAGCAGCGACGGGAGGGCGGCGTTGATGGGGGTGGAGGAGGCGACGCAGCTCTCCATCTCCATCCCCGTGGCCTCACCCtccgacctcgccgccgccgcctcgcgctACCACAACGGTAAAAGCGTCCGAAAAAGACTCAACTTTTAA